TCGTCAACATGGTAGCGTCTCTACTTTTCTCCATATTACAATATGGCAACCCAAATTATTCATTCACTTAAAACAAAGTAACACTGAGAATCAATGCAATACTATTCATATGGGTGCCTAAGTTATATCTATAGCCTTTTTTGTGCAATATAAGATGGTGGACTTCTGTTGATTACACCATCCTCTGTTTAATGCCTTACAGGGCGAAAGCTTTAGATTAGATTTAAAGGAAGACATAAGGACTCCTAGTTCTTACTATTTCAACCTAATTTTGTTTCGCATCCCAGGTGCTTTTATTAGAACATGCCTACCAATCTACCTCCAGTGAGATCTTGGAATCGATGCCCAAAACTACATCAAATTCATCACCCGACTGAGAGATAAAAGGTTCCTTCTCAGGCCTTCCACAATTCAAAAcgatttactattttaaattaaactaaaagatttagtttttattaacttCATGGTTTACTATCAAAATATCTTCCAACCTGATTAAATAGCTGAAATAGGTTCATTTTAGCAAGATTATACAAATgctaaaaagtttgaaaatagaCTGAGcttattttgtttgttgtgtaACTCATTGCTATAAAaggttattacattttaaaattgtctcaATAGTTCTGttcatttataaagtattaagtttAGAGTATTTCTGTTGCAGAATTCTCCTAAGTACATATCTTGCTTGAAGGAGGATGAGGAACTTCAGTTGCATTACAAGGTACACACATCACTAGACATTGTGGAAGAGAAACTCTCTGCTCCAAGCAAGGCTGCTGGAGACTTGAGGGAACTATACCTCGGACTACTGTATTCCACAGAGGAACTAAAAGTGTATCCTTTCACTTGCAatcttatttactttttaactaatatgaggcatatcttacaaataaaaatgaatcgcaaaatggtATGGTAAGCGCTAATCTTAGGAACCACAAAACCAATTTGGCTAgtcgtttttgtaaaatattcattgaaatccgaaaagaaggtttatatgaaggGAAGATTAGAAatgttacctggaatattttggaattcacaaaaattgtatttatgttttataatccaaattttacTGACACTTAACCGCTGTTGGAAACTTTCAGATAAATTGGCTGAACTATCAgtttagatataaattttattgaatattaagtatacagacggtgcttgatcagtagtgtaatgcagatagcaaataaaaagttaacatCTAAATTGTACTCCAGATTGTGCCAGGatgaatgtaataaatgttttcaatactattcaaatactgatataaaatcaaactttattaTGGAAAcaagcaaactcaactgtggtactggaaatattttagactgaatGTAAATTACAAAAGCCAAGAGACCAAAGTAGAGTTCTGAGAGTTTTTTTATTGgaacaataaggcaaactaaactgTGGATTAGTTTGTGTgtgtaagtgaatttaaactacTGGAATTAGGCACCTACTAACTAAAGTAGATTTTTCAGTCCTACGCACATGTTGTTTTCATCGTCGGGacaaagcaaactctactatggtactggaaatatcttagaccagaagTATATGAAAAGGGCttgaagtaaacgctttttgaccaaagtaggtttctaataacagtgtatttgtattttcttgactGGGGTAATAATGCAGACTCAGCTgtaatattggaaatataattatttgaaccagaaatgctacaTGTgtagaacaaatataaaatggttaaactctgatactcttaaccatGTGAATACTTAACCCATTAGCCACTCAATATTCTTGCGCCTAACCTCCTTGTACAAATCTAATGAAATTTTCCCGAAATGTAAGGGTTTAGCAAAATtcacaaaacattcaattttattgctatttggtTCACTAagctattgtttttttagttaatgaaacaggttataatatactgtaatttataagcaCAGAAGTACAccttatgtaaacaatttttcattttgagaataattaaaaaaaaatttattttctttttgaaattttgaaagcaaGAAATTGTTTTAAGTACAAAACACAGTTATCATCTATATTTGGTGTAGTTTAAtaggaaatttaattcttttactggaaacattttatttcattcatttatcttaatttattttcattttacatagACTTTTGTAAAATGCTACATTTGTGTTCTCCTTCCACAAATTCTAGCAAACACGCAAAAAGCGCAAAGGTATTGTATTTACCTTGATTCACATTTTTTTTCCTGgggttaatatatatatttatatgtatagtacatattattttgtttagtttaaataaatatttaataacgtatgTTGTCATTACTTTACCATCTTGTGATCGACGTTTTGGTACCACGTTGGCCGTCACGAGATGGTACCATGATAAGTGGTTAATGGGTTAAATAATATCTATGTAATGTTTGTCTACTTatgattgaaaaatgttatgaCTCCAtcttattacatcataaatgctttacTGAGTACTATAAAGACTTCGATCTTGAAAATTGCAAGGAAAGCCATGGTTAAGAGTTAGTTCAGAATATAAATAAGAGGTTCAGAGGCTGTGTTGGAATGTAGGTTTTATAGTTTCCCTTATCTCTGGGTTCAATCAATAGACCGTAGGTGGTTTAACTCCTTCACTGCGACATGAATCATGTAACAAATTTAGGAGAGCTGAGATAGTATTAATGTCCGTCCAccacagtcaatatgttaaactatgatacatctctaatgcacctataaactttatttatttatttaatttacatgatttaaaacAGTACCTATTAGATAGTAATGGGTACTAGCTAAAAATACTAAAGcagttaaaaatagtattaagtaaGTATGAGCATGCGTGTGTAcctaattaaacaaaaattgcaaTTTGTTGTGAACAACCATATACTGTAGACTGAAACAAACACTAATAGATCGTGAATTAGAAATAAATCACATACATTTATCTTATGATACTCAATGGGTATCATAGTTCATATTACacattaaccctccaactggtcATATAGTGTATGTAACACTAAAAAATTCTTGAATCGCTTAGCTAATAATGAATGGTAAGTAAAGAATTAGTtcttattttctcaataattagttttcttaacatattttctttagATTTGGATATGTGACGAATACCAAAATAAAGTTCATCATTGTAGTAGATTCAGCCAACTCAATGTTGCGAGACAATGAAGTTCGAACCGTAAGTATTATCCTGTTAATagtctttattaatattatgctaTTTATTGCGTCTCATTTAGGGAACTATCAAACTTCTTGTCTGTCTTGGGAACAGATTGAGCAATAGAAGTGAAACTATAGTCTATGAAACATTTCTGTGTAGGTAAGATCAAGTTCAATGATTTTGCATGTTCTTCTATGGGTCTTGgatgagcattagtgaagccagTCACTCAGAGGGATCTTGAGAACAAATAGAGCTAGTGATGTATGAAGCCAAATCTTTAAGCCATTGAATTTTCGTAAAAAAACTGCCAATTATTTATATTGGACAGAAATTACCTTCATGCCCCACTACTTCCAGAAAAGTTTCTAAATCATTGACATTGCTGGTTGCTGGCATATTGTCTACCTTCGTAAACAAAATCAAACCCCTGTAGAAAACTGGTTGATGTCAACTGCTTCCTCCCTCCTCCTGCATATTGCCTAACATGCCTACTTCATCGGCTATGTAGTGAGCATGCCATGCACAACATAGATGCATGCAGTTCAACAATATGAAGTGTATTCAATTCATACAAAGTAGTAATTGAATACACCAAATATGTTGTGCCTATTTGTAATTTCATATACCATAGGAATTTAGTCTGAACATAATTTGTCAATGGAAAATTTCACATATCTACTAATCACTTAGTAGATTATGGAATAATTTATCCATTTCATGCAATTCATGTTATTTGTACTTTGTACCTCCACTAAATACAATGTTGTTCTTTATCAAGAGAACAAGAGAGGTTTGTTTGAAGAACACAGTCTCTCAGCAGCAACCATGAATCTATCCCATACAAAGTAATCCCCTCTACACGCAACTGTTGTTGTTTAATGCTTCTCTCACTTGAACTCATGTTTTAGAATCACTAACAAACCTCTGTTTATATTTTGTctgatttgttatattttctctttCACAGGATCATTCAATTTAGGAACAGCCAGAAATTATGTGGCTAAGTCATGACTGCAGAGAGGCTGTCTCTACAACGGATGTTGTATTTTGCTAATACATGCTGAATAAGATTTGATTAGTGAGCTGGCATGTTATTGTGGTTCATAAACCAATTACGTCTTGGTGACAGATTAGGCAGTTTCCTTTGCAGTGCTACTCATATTGCAGCTACCTTAAGACATAGATATTACTTGCCTGACCTTGTGCAGAGCATAATCTGATGAACAACACTGtcctaatttaaaagtaaacagcaTTGTTTCGACTTTGCTGTACGTTTTGTGGGCGTTGCTCTGAATAAGTCTTTCACTGTAAAGAAAACAGTTATTTTAGTTATGAATGTTCCTTTTCCCTAATTTATTACCTGAACAGACACAACTGCTATTACTGGTCTCCAAAAAAACCAATGTCAATTTAGCCAAGTTCACATAAAAAACCACAGAAAGTTCATGTCTGGCTTGGAATTTTCCATGATGACAATGCCAGCTCTTtcttcaatttcaatatataacagggttactttaaatttatcaaaaaatgttataagatgCTATTATGCTATTccaaatgttattgttttactttgaatattgGGTAGGCTCCAGTGTTTCTTAGAAAAAACTAACCCTCACCATGGTCACACTGCCATAGCGCCACTAACCAACACTGCTAGAGCCAAAAAGGTTAACTTGAAAAAGTTGGATTTGAATGATATAGCAAGTTGAAGATGGGATTTGATATCTAAAAAATCTTTCTtggtatattttcaaaattaaacatctttttaCTCTCTATATGAGGATTTAtgctgtatttttatgttaatagtGAATATTAGTTAGCTGCCGGCCATGCATCTATACTTTTAACATGTGGCTAAAGTTTAAATctgcattatatatttaaactgcaAGTTTTAAGGCAACGTTGAGAACTTGCAGTAATACTTTGGTGTTATGTACCATTGTAAATTGTCTCACATccataaatgtttcaatttgcTTTTAGTGTTAATCATTCTGTATATATTATAAGTTAATGTATATATGCAGAGATTTAATTATTAGTAGATTCTCTTACCTTATATTTTGTCTAACAAATTGTTATCTTTTTTACTACAAGACATAAACAAGGTAAGATTcaaatgttaactattattagttagtaaaaacaaaatatttatttaaaatgcttaacatatttattgaaaataatttattatatattattgtatgtgtTTAGATGTTCAGGAAACTTCATGCAGCGTACACTGATGTTGTTTGCAATCCATTCTATATACCTGGTGATAAAATAGAATCAAAGTAAGTAGTATGCACTAGTATTGTTGATGAaacttcaaattgtaaaatatttcatttattcactgtattttattttattggcctTTTAATTATACCAACAAATGGTGTGATAATATACATAGGTCAAAATAACTCATAATTTTATAGACAAACAATATGgataacaacaaacatttgttGTTTTAAGAAATTCTGCGAGTGTTGACTGTTCTCTTTACAAGGAAAATCTTGAAGTTCTTTCTTGAAACTATTTAGTGATAGTTTTGAGGTGTTGTGGATTCAGATGTTTGAGGTTTCAGCCAATGTAAGAAGGGATTTTTCACAAAGGGAGTTGCAATATTGAGGCCAGACATATCTAAAAGCATGCAGGTATGCATTTGATTGTGGGAGTTATTGATCTATGAACATTTAAGGTACCTTCATATACGTTGACGTTGTTACTATGAATATCAAGTGGCTAAAGGCTTCTTGGCAACTTTGAGGTAGttccaatatagtttttttgcACTTTCTACCAAAGTGCTGTTAAGTTGTTTTATTAGGCTTAAATAATAGGTTCTTGAGTTAATATAAAAAGTGAGGACATTTTAGAGCCATGCCAAGGAGCTTTCATAAAAATTTTCAGCATAGTAATTTTACTAGAATTATCTGGGATACACAATGAGcattaagggttttaaaaatgaTAGAAAACAGTTATAAAACAGTGAACTGTATAAACAGTACGAAACCCAGTATAGGTCCTTGTTGGACTTCTTATGTGATAATGTGTGGATTTAATCTAGTTGTACTTGTAAGACCGGGGTATGACTTCATGTCTTAAAATCTTGAGTAAGTAGCTCACAAACAATTTGTTTGATACATCTCTAACTTCTgggtataatagtttttttttttttgaagattatgcagtgttataaatattaaaaggccTACATGTAGGCTAGAAATACGGTTttgacacattttaaattaatactgaaaaatgattcaatttaaaaaatgattctGATTTTACCTGTAAAAGTCAGTTTCTGAAATTCGTGTTTGCAGTCAGTGATTAggctgttatatttaaaatggcTCATTACTCTTATCAGaattaattttccaataatttttgtaCTCAGTTATATGGATAGGTAATGTTTGGATTCCAATTGTAGGCCTTTTTTGTGTTTAGGGTGTAAGGAAATTGATGTAATGATGGGAGAGGATCATGTACTTCACATGACCCTGAACACAAATGAGAGGTGGAGTTAGCTCCTCAGCGCagtattttatgattaaataaatactcATATAGGCTACTGGacttttttaggtttttcttctttttttaaattgttggaaTCAGAtgaaataattgtgttataaGAGCAACAGCAGAATTGTTCTCTAGTATTCTGTCATgttcttttaaaaagtaatttctgCTACCTCAACAAAATAAGTGTTAATTATTTCAGCTACATCAATTAGATTATCATTTTAGTTAGATTTTAAGCTCAAGGTAGGGTTGACTGAGTTGCCATGATTGGTGTAATGTAAACTACAATGTATTATAGCAAGACTGTAGTCTTGTTTtcatctatatatctatatatttgcaTTGGCATTTAGTTAAAACAcccttaacaatttttttactcaccataaattctttctatattctcaaaagtaaaaaaaaagaatttagggACAGTGTCAGGTCTGCAAAGtcagttttagaaaaattatcaaatttcaaTAACATTCAGGCAAATTATTAACGACTAAAACCCTAGTAAATAGTGAAACCCCTTCCATTTGTTACACCAGAGAGAGTTGTTGAAAGGGATCCTCATAATGTAATGGTTCAATGTATTTTTTAGCCAGGTTTTTTAGCATGGTTGAGCTcgtcagtttaaaaaaatcatcaaatcaCTCTGCAACAGTAACTCTTAAGGTTGATATTAAACAGTGGCATATTAAACAGTGTTTCCACAAAATTATTGAACCTTtagctaaaattattaatttttcttttgaatctGGGCAATTTTCCCAACAGCCTAAAAACGGCCAAAATTGTCCCTTGTTTTAAAAAAGGTCATCCTCAAGCTACAGATAATTATTGCCCAATCTCCATTCTCCCGGCATTGAGTAAAGTGTTTGAAAAGCTGTTCCTTTCTAGACTACTCTCCTTCTTGGATCGATT
The Homalodisca vitripennis isolate AUS2020 chromosome 1, UT_GWSS_2.1, whole genome shotgun sequence DNA segment above includes these coding regions:
- the LOC124367520 gene encoding trafficking protein particle complex subunit 2-like protein isoform X1; translated protein: MAVCIAVIGKENSPKYISCLKEDEELQLHYKVHTSLDIVEEKLSAPSKAAGDLRELYLGLLYSTEELKVFGYVTNTKIKFIIVVDSANSMLRDNEVRTMFRKLHAAYTDVVCNPFYIPGDKIESKLGDRTPLCGQPRYVLTSLVTPHRDAVLFCY
- the LOC124367520 gene encoding trafficking protein particle complex subunit 2-like protein isoform X2 — its product is MAVCIAVIGKENSPKYISCLKEDEELQLHYKVHTSLDIVEEKLSAPSKAAGDLRELYLGLLYSTEELKVFGYVTNTKIKFIIVVDSANSMLRDNEVRTMFRKLHAAYTDVVCNPFYIPGDKIESKKFDAVVKAIFQGN